A region of Maniola jurtina chromosome 7, ilManJurt1.1, whole genome shotgun sequence DNA encodes the following proteins:
- the LOC123866790 gene encoding catalase-like, producing the protein MFLLMLVTSVVALDVDLGDPAMNQILYFKERTQSPAGLTTSAGSSVSHCEATSTLNSRLMNNEFFMESITHSNRERIPERNVHAKGAGAFGYFEVTHDISRVCKADFLNKVGKKTPVAVRFSLTTGDRGTSDLIRDSRGFSVKFYTKDGNFDIAGLNTPMNICRDPLQFPPLTHASKRNPATNLYDPNAFWDIITLLPQALFMYLYIFGDRGIPANYCNMPGFGIHTYQVENEFGGTQFVRFHFMPDAGIKNMFSEEARNISFWDPDYLTRNLYKSIATGDFPSWTVSVQILTESDVKKAGPQVFDVTRVVSLKDYPLHQVGKMVLNRNAKNYFAEMEQLAFNPANTVNGILGAPDKIYESRRFAYRDAQLYRMGANFNNIPVNCPFQVKTTTYNRDGSPPVGDNEEDIPNYYPNSFNGPVPSVTKQCPGLIDITETKGDNLDQAKEFYANEMKADERSRLVENLVVSLKPVCEFIQKRAIKAFRNIHPDLGNRVAQGLRLNSRWT; encoded by the exons ATGTTTTTATTGATGCTAGTAACATCAGTGGTGGCGTTGGATGTAGATCTAGGAGATCCAGCAATGAACCAAATTTTGTATTTCAAGGAGAGAACGCAG AGTCCTGCAGGATTGACTACAAGCGCTGGCTCATCTGTTTCTCATTGTGAAGCTACCAGCACATTAAACTCTCGGCTGATGAATAATGAATTCTTTATGGAATCTATAACGCATAGTAATAGGGAAAGAATTCCTGAACGCAATGTTCATGCAAAGGGTGCCGGAGCCTTCGGATACTTTGAAGTAACACATGATATCTCACGCGTTTGTAAAGCTGACTTTCTAAATAAAGTTGGAAAGAAGACGCCGGTCGCAGTCCGCTTTTCACTAACTACGGGAGACAGAGGAACTTCAGATTTAATTCGAGACTCGAGAGGGTTTTCCGTCAAGTTCTATACTAAAGACGGGAATTTTGATATAGCTGGACTAAACACACCTATGAATATATGTAGGGATCCACTTCAATTCCCTCCTTTAACTCATGCGTCGAAAAGAAATCCTGCAACGAATCTATATGATCCTAACGCATTCTGGGATATCATAACTTTGCTTCCTCAAGCGTTATTCATGTATTTATACATTTTTGGTGATCGCGGTATTCCAGCTAATTACTGCAATATGCCCGGCTTTGGAATTCATACGTATCAAGTAGAAAATGAATTTGGGGGTACACAGTTTGTAAGATTTCATTTTATGCCTGATGCTGGCATTAAAAACATGTTTTCAGAGGAAGCCagaaatattagtttctggGACCCTGATTATTTAACAAGGAATTTATATAAATCAATTGCTACTGGGGATTTTCCTTCGTGGACAGTGAGCGTGCAGATCTTAACCGAATCAGACGTGAAAAAAGCGGGTCCTCAGGTATTCGATGTTACGAGAGTCGTTTCCTTGAAGGATTATCCCTTACATCAAGTTGGTAAAATGGTATTGAATAGAAACGCAAAAAATTATTTCGCAGAAATGGAACAGTTGGCATTTAATCCAGCTAATACAGTAAATGGTATCCTTGGAGCGCCGGATAAAATATACGAATCACGTCGCTTTGCCTATAGAGATGCCCAGTTATATCGCATGGGGGCCAATTTCAATAATATTCCTGTGAATTGTCCATTCCAAGTCAAAACAACTACTTATAACAGAGACGGCTCTCCACCGGTTGGTGATAATGAAGAAGATATTCCTAACTACTATCCTAATTCATTTAATGGACCTGTTCCCTCTGTGACAAAGCAATGTCCAGGATTAATTGACATAACTGAAACCAAGGGAGACAATTTAGATCAAGCAAAAGAATTTTACGCCAATGAAATGAAAGCGGACGAACGATCTCGATTGGTTGAAAATTTGGTGGTTTCACTGAAACCGGTTTGTGAATTTATCCAAAAAAGAGCGATAAAAGCATTTAGAAATATTCATCCAGATTTAGGTAATCGAGTTGCACAAGGATTACGATTGAATAGTAGATggacgtag